In a single window of the Panthera leo isolate Ple1 chromosome A1, P.leo_Ple1_pat1.1, whole genome shotgun sequence genome:
- the LOC122201435 gene encoding uncharacterized protein LOC122201435: MENITVRPGRLWEPLWQTQTTAYLGVSWILLSLTWDTQRFWVDTYYPNCSHSLDLQRKQHLWWIQQYWPENKKIMKKDLIGRLGTGLRILGQAEFAANEEQHNLEKDSLSKIGHVEGTLFQEEGKEWEVLLKENEAIVGWISKTRETLQRHFQTQTWERACVLTQKGLLTMLKQMESEVAMRQWPTLMNAEVETQKLWPMYGSPKLWKIINGSCNLRRCFLKAHVPRMDHANSYPIVQLAGIGTILNQTRILPVGSRWAVMPNESAWAAISLSNCEERNKIWLCPQQKWNPDFTQVWPLVSTPVTNSIWYMGRGKFCWEGKQGEIADTESFTCEHMYHVLNHTGVWCNTGTVGRIHLQKSNKTYSNLDIKDQSFLEIELNMPHGVVPMETGWPKEELRIEGRELIQMLSHMPEK, translated from the exons ATGGAAAACATCACAGTTAGACCCGGAAGGCTTTGGGAACCTTTGTGGCAAACCCAAACCACCGCCTACCTGGGAGTCTCCTGGATTTTGTTAAGTCTAACTTGGGAcacccagaggttttgggttgatACTTACTATCCCAATTGTTCCCACTCCTTAGATTTACAACGGAAACAACACCTATGGTGGATACAACAATACTggccagaaaacaaaaagataatgaaaaaagacCTTATAGGACGGCTAGGAACAGGATTACGTATATTGGGGCAGGCGGAATTTGCTGCCAATGAAGAACAACACAATTTAGAAAAGGATTCCTTATCAAAAATAGGGCATGTTGAAGGAACTTTGTTTCAAGAAGAAGGTAAAGAATGGgaagttcttttaaaagaaaatgaggccaTAGTAGGGTGGATAAGTAAGACCAGAGAAACCCTACAAAGACATTTCCAAACTCAAACCTGGGAAAGGGCATGTGTTCTAACCCAGAAAGGATTGCTCACCATGTTAAAGCAGATGGAATCTGAGGTGGCTATGAGACAATGGCCTACTCTAATGAATGCTGAAGTGGAAACTCAAAAATTATGGCCCATGTATGGAAGCCCCAAGTTATGGAAGATTATTAATGGGAGCTGTAACTTGAGGCGTTGCTTTTTAAAGGCACATGTGCCCCGGATGGACCATGCTAATTCATATCCAATAGTTCAGCTTGCAGGCATAGGGACTATATTAAATCAGACAAGGATTTTGCCAGTGGGGAGTCGATGGGCTGTAATGCCAAAtgagtcagcttgggctgccatatCGCTTTCAAACtgtgaagagagaaataaaatctggCTGTGCCCTCAACAAAAATGGAACCCTGATTTCACTCAGGTCTGGCCCCTCGTCTCTACCCCAGTAACCAATAGCATTTGGTACATGGGTAGAGGGAAGTTTTGCTGGGAAGGTAAACAAGGGGAAATAGCTGACACAGAGAGCTTTACTTGTGAGCATATGTATCATGTACTAAATCATACTGGAGTATGGTGCAACACTGGAACCGTTGGTCGAATACATTTACAAAAGAGTAACAAGACTTACAGTAATCTGGATATCAAAGATCAATCTTTCCttgaaatagaattaaatatgCCTCATGGAGTTGTTCCTATGGAAACCGGATGGCCAAAGGAGGAATTGAGGATTGAGGGCCGTGAACTAATTCAG ATGCTGTCGCATATGCCAGAAAAATAA